A genome region from Rhinopithecus roxellana isolate Shanxi Qingling chromosome 10, ASM756505v1, whole genome shotgun sequence includes the following:
- the LOC115900033 gene encoding elongation factor 1-alpha 1 translates to MGKEKTHINIVVIGHVDSGKSTTTGHLIYKCGGIDKRTIEKFEKEAAEMGKGSFKYAWVLDKLKAERERGITIDISLWKFETSKYYVTIIDAPGHRDFIKNMITGTSQADCAVLIVAAGVGEFEAGISKNGQTREHALLAYTLGVKQLIVGVNKMDSTEPPYSQKRYEEIVKEVSTYIKKIGYNPDTVAFVPISGWNGDNMLEPSANMPWFKGWKVTRKDGNASGTTLLEALDCILPPTRPTDKPLRLPLQDVYKIGGIGTVPVGRVETGVLKPGMVVTFAPVNVTTEVKSVEMHHEALSEALPGDNVGFNVKNVSVKDVRRGNVAGDSKNDPPMEAAGFTAQVIILNHPGQISAGYAPVLDCHTAHIACKFAELKEKIDRRSGKKLEDGPKFLKSGDAAIVDMVPGKPMCVESFSDYPPLGRFAVRDMRQTVAVGVIKAVDKKAAGAGKVTKSAQKAQKAK, encoded by the coding sequence atgggaaaggaaaagacTCATATCAACATTGTCGTCATTGGACACGTAGATTCGGGCAAGTCCACCACTACTGGCCATCTGATCTACAAATGCGGTGGCATCGACAAAAGAACCATTGAAAAATTTGAGAAGGAGGCTGCTGAGATGGGAAAGGGCTCCTTCAAGTATGCCTGGGTCTTGGATAAACTGAAAGCTGAGCGGGAACGTGGTATCACCATTGATATCTCCTTgtggaaatttgagaccagcaagtATTATGTGACTATCATTGATGCCCCAGGACACagagacttcatcaaaaacatGATTACAGGGACATCTCAGGCTGACTGTGCTGTCCTAATTGTTGCTGCTGGTGTTGGTGAATTTGAAGCTGGTATCTCCAAGAATGGGCAGACCCGAGAGCATGCTCTTCTGGCTTACACACTGGGTGTGAAACAACTAATTGTTGGTGTTAACAAAATGGATTCCACTGAGCCACCCTACAGCCAGAAGAGATACGAGGAAATTGTTAAGGAAGTCAGCACTTACATTAAGAAAATTGGCTACAACCCCGACACAGTAGCATTTGTGCCAATTTCTGGTTGGAATGGTGACAACATGCTGGAGCCAAGTGCTAACATGCCTTGGTTCAAGGGATGGAAGGTCACCCGTAAGGATGGCAATGCCAGTGGAACCACGCTGCTTGAGGCTCTGGACTGCATCCTACCACCAACTCGTCCAACTGACAAGCCCTTGCGCCTGCCTCTCCAGGATGTCTACAAAATTGGTGGTATTGGCACTGTTCCTGTTGGCCGAGTGGAGACTGGTGTTCTCAAACCCGGTATGgtggtcacctttgctccagtcaaCGTAACGACTGAAGTAAAATCTGTCGAAATGCACCATGAAGCTTTGAGTGAAGCTCTTCCTGGGGACAACGTGGGCTTTAATGTCAAGAATGTGTCTGTCAAGGATGTTCGTCGTGGCAACGTTGCTGGTGACAGCAAAAACGACCCACCAATGGAAGCAGCTGGCTTCACTGCTCAGGTGATTATCCTGAACCATCCAGGCCAAATAAGTGCTGGCTATGCCCCTGTGTTGGATTGCCACACGGCTCACATTGCATGCAAGTTTgctgagctgaaggaaaagattGATCGCCGTTCTGGTAAAAAACTGGAAGATGGCCCTAAATTCTTGAAGTCTGGTGATGCTGCCATTGTTGATATGGTTCCTGGCAAGCCTATGTGTGTTGAGAGCTTCTCAGACTATCCACCTTTGGGTCGCTTTGCTGTTCGTGATATGAGGCAGACAGTTGCGGTGGGTGTCATCAAAGCAGTGGACAAGAAGGCTGCTGGAGCTGGCAAGGTCACCAAGTCTGCCCAGAAAGCTCAGAAGGCTAAATGA